tatttagattccaataaatattgaaaaatcactaaacgacactatgaaactcatgaaacactacaaaagaatatgaaacacataaaagaatttttttaattactttagctgttggatttaaatttgaactattaaatctttcttttttttttttaccgttggatctgattatattaaattttaaccgttgaattcaatgaatttataaatataaaactaaaatgatACACATATATGTGGGCCAACCCCATTAACCCAGGGGGAATTTTGGCCTAAATTTGCTCgagaaatgagttttgggttaaaactcatatttgtcTCAAGGATTGGAACTAGTTGGGGTAAGTTTATAAagtaaaatttgagttttactccgaGGGTTGGAGTAGGTCTAATAGAGAAGGTTGTTTATTTCGTACTTGTTCGTGTATTTGTacacataaaaaatatttaaacaagaATTAGTAGCTCATCTTTTGAATTTTCTATGAAAATACGTTAGCTAAATGTAATAGTTATAATAATAATCTAGACTTAACTTGTACATATTCGATTATGCAAGACGTTACTTCATTAGAAAACGCAAAGACTattatttttctcctttttcccGCTGAGATACGTAAGGTAGCATATACAAAACAAGACGCTACGTAATCAGAATACATCTTTGTTTGTCCCATTTACCAAGTCAGCCAAAAACCCTAACGCTTATAGGCCCACCAATACTTGTAgtgttttccctttctttttaggttttttgtcTTTAAAATTGGCATAATTCTTTCAGTTGATTTCTTTGAAATCAACATAAATGGTCACTAAAATTGTTCACCgttaatcattttgatcattctatGAAAAATTTCCGTTCAAATTGAAGAGACCTTCAAGTGGAAGGGCTGATTTGACAataataccctcaatttaacagaaatttttTACAGAATGACTAAAATTAGATGGACAATCCCAgaaccacttttattgaatttaaatcACAGAGAATAAAGTGAGGAGTTACGCTAATTTCAAAAactattttagttaaaaaaatcttctttttgtttattgctTTAAAGTTTGCTTCAATGAAATCATATTTGAAAGAAATTTTAGGGAAATACTATGCAAGGTCTTGAATGTCCTTAACAAAGAGTTTATAATCTCCGAGGACTTGGTAGTTTCACTTTAGTTACCTCTATACTGCACAATAggagataaataaataaataaataaataaatatatatatatttatatatttatctcCTATATTACGTAATAAAAATACTAAAttgaaatacaaaataaaaaaaatctcggATAACTAtaaattttatacaaaaacattttAATGGAAAAAAATCTTCATTTGTCGACTTTTCATACTATATTGCTAGTTTTTTTagatgaaaataaaagattacAAGGAAAAGCTCCTAGGGCAATTAAGAGTAACAAAGTACTATATCGATAATGATCTTGCCTCTTTTGGTTGGAAACAATACCAAACGACAGTAACACCGGGAAAATGACCCTTAATAGCATTTATGAGGATTGTGACATTCCTTTATGGTATGTTTGAGTGTGGAACTTTAAAATTCCAAGACATTAAGGcaaaattgaaaacgaaatggATCACATAAAGTTAGATAAGTTGTTAAACTAACCattgagagagagatagagtggCTGGCTaaagaggagagaaagaaagaagggcgggAGGAATTATGTATGTAATTTCTCATGCCtagtgtctttatttatactaattatgATGAGTTTTACTTGTCCTACAAGTAATACAAAATGTACAAGAAAAAATCTTTTTAATGCTATAGAATTCGATCTTTTTAATGCTGTTGAATTCATACTTCTAGCTTACACAATCACACAAGTTACCAACCActatttacaacaaaataagAGGAATTGAAAAATACATCCTATGATTATTACAAGGTTATGTAATAGCGATTTATAAATGACTCATTCCAAGTAGTCATTTGTAAATCTCTCTATCATGTTATTTGTACTTTTATCAACCTTTTTGTGATCAATTGTTCACCACcgaaagagtaatgctatttacACCAAcattttagaccaaatttacaaatcatgTTATCAATACTTAAATGATAATCTAATTATCAGCAactataccatatttttattacaaaatgcAGATACgagaaaaatgggaaaaaaTAGCACtcgaaaaagaaacaaaaataaaaatgttttgaaatggGAATTAGCAAAAGCTTATCTGCTATTTCTATTGGCTTTAAAgaaagggaactttaacaacaaaaaaaactcttggtactgtttattttaacaaaaaattacatttttacactgaaaaatcaatcatagtactattcactttaccttttattttgttattatcgttaaaacttaaaatttttcaaacctattcattaaagaaaagaaagagggcTTTAAATAGGAAATACCCGCTGAAACGAGCCAAAACCACCGTCATTTTTCAGTAGACCCATCAGATAGGAATAGTAGGGGGCCAATCCATATCCCTCTTTCTCTTTCCACCCCCGAAGAGAATCTAGGGTTTGTCTGCAACAGTGAATCTTTTCCTTTCCCGTCTGCTGGTATATCTGGTAAGGGAATCTCTAACGTTTCACTCAAAACTTTCCTGTCACAGAGAAAGTCCACCTAGGGTTttcaaaactctctctctctctctctcttcctactGAAGTCTCCAATTCTCTGGTATTGTTTTCTGACCATTTTTCTGAATTTGAATGCTTGGATTCTACTGGGTTTTTTCTACTCTTCCGTTTCTCTGTGTTTGAATGGTTGCTGCTGtaaagtttgtgtttttatgGTTTTGGCTGGGTAATTTGCTGCTGGGACTTTGATCTTTGGATGATATTAATAGGAGTTTTGCTTTTGATcatgtatgttttgttttggattAGTATGATAAGTAATTGACTTTTGCTTTTGGTTGGATAGAAATTTGGGGGAAAATAAgagagttttgagttttgtgatATAGGTTGTTTTGCGTTCTTCTGAAAACTTAGGAACTTCATTAGTTGGTTGAGTTCAAATCTTTGTTTTGAGGTTTCAAAATTGACTCTTTTTGCTTTTCGTAACTTTTCATTGGCAAAGGGTTGAACTTTCATGTTATCTACTGGTCTAAGCACTCACTTGCAATGAAGTTTCAGAATTATTATTGTTTAGCTGATAATTggaagtgaaaaataaaaaatataaagggTGTACTACTTTTGAGCATATAGTCTATTTGTCTAGCACAATTTGAGCAAAGGTGGATATAAAGACCAATGAGCCGTTGATACTATTGAGAATTTGTTAGCACCTCTGCTTCTGTAGGACAACATATTTTCTTGGGCATTTTAGTTCACGTATTCCAGAAATAGTTATTAGTTTATAAAAGAGTAATTTCCTTGCTGGCATGAAGTTATTAACTATTTAAGGAggtaaataataaatattagtGATTTCTTTTTCACTAAACATATGCTGATCAAGGACTAGGGTCTCCTTGTCACATTTATAGTTCTTTCCATTGGGGATTTGTATCGTCTATTGCAATATTCCCCCATATTCTGACTTAAGTGCCATTATATCTTGGTTTTCCAGAGGAGAATGTGAGGTTGCTTATACTATCATATTACAGAGGGGCTTATATTTTCTGATAGCATGGCGACTGAAAGTCCAATAAGAATGTCAGAAACTAGTGGAAAATGGGCTCCTCGCAAGAAGACTGCAAAACTTGCACCTTCATCTGCTAATATGGCAGCAGAGGAGTTGAAATTGCTTCTTAGGGGCCATAAGTTTCAAAGCAGCGGACAAGATGTTTCCCCCAATCGAAGTGGGAGTGCACCCCCAAGTATGGAGGGTTCGTTTTTGGCCATCGATAACCTGTTATCCCAGCAGGAATCTAGCATGAATGGAAGCTTGGCGACTCTAGGTAGTGTTATTGAAAGGTGTGAGACTGAGGAACAATTACGGGCTGATCCAGCTTATTTGTCATATTACTGTGCCAATGTCAATTTGAATCCTAGACTTCCTCGTCCACTCATTTCATGGGAGAATCGACGTCTGGCACACAATATTGGTAGTTTCAGCCAGAGTCGGGGACATGTAGATGGGAGTGGCAATTTTCTGTTGCATATGTCTCAAGGATCACTTCCTACACACAAGGAAGAATCTGAGGATGATCAGTCTTCCCAACTCTTTTCTAATGATTGGGTAGATCAGACAAGTGAAGCTTGGTTGGGAGAGGGTGCTGCGTCCTTGGTAGGCCAACACCAAAATGTGGGTGATTTAATACAGGTTCATACTCGATACCTTGACATTTTACTCAACAAGGTGTATATATTCCTGTCTATGATACCTTTGGAATTTCATTCTTGTTTATTTGTCGTTGGGTTTTAATGTTTGAAATTTCTCTCTTAAAATAGCTTCTATTGGtcaaatgaaattatttttttttaccgatATTTTGAATCCCACAAAAAATTACTGTTGGAAAAACTCAGGAGGAGTCGCCGATAAAGTAGTCACCAGTTGTTTTTAGCTTTTGCTTTCCTTACAATATCGTAGTTGTAAATGTAAATCATCTTTTTATTTCCAGGAAGATTTTGGTGGCTCTTCGCCACCTGTCCCTAATCACTCTCATACATTAGGCAAGGAAGTACCTGAGGAATTCAATGATCACAGTACTGATTCCAGTTCCATTCATGGTCCTGCTATTAATGTGACAACTACCATTAAGCCCAGTGTGGATGCAGAAACTGCTGATGCTCCAGCGCTTTCACTAAATGACGAATCCTTGCCCGCCTCTGAAATTTCCAGGAGCACAACTGTTAATGATGCAAGTGTTGCAGTCATTGAATCTGAAATGAAGGCTCTTAACATATCGGACTTGATAGAGAATCAAAAGAAACAAGAACAATGGGAGCGCAGTTGCCAGAATCATTTCTTGCAGCAGCATCAgcaacaaaacaatttttttcaagttCAAAGTGGCAAGTCACAAATAACCTCTCAAGGAACTGACAGTACATATGTTAGCATGGATCAGTATCTTCATAATACATCCAAGTATGCAGCGGATGTACAACCAGTTCATCAGACATCTGGGTTCACACCTCCACTATATGCAACTGCAGCCTACATGAATTCAGCTAATCCATATTACTCAAATATTCAAGGACCAGGCTTTCTCCCTCCACCATATCTTAGTGGATATACTTTGAATCCCACTGCTTTTTCTCCATATATTGGTGGATACCATCCTCCGGGTGCTGTTCCTGTGGTTGTTGATGGAACTGTGGGTCCAAGCTTTAATGCTCGAACATCTGGGGTTGCAACTGGGGGCATCCTCTCACCTGGTGCTGATATGCAACATTCAAGCAAGTTCTATGGTCAACTTGGATATCCG
This Pyrus communis chromosome 6, drPyrComm1.1, whole genome shotgun sequence DNA region includes the following protein-coding sequences:
- the LOC137736829 gene encoding pumilio homolog 6, chloroplastic-like codes for the protein MATESPIRMSETSGKWAPRKKTAKLAPSSANMAAEELKLLLRGHKFQSSGQDVSPNRSGSAPPSMEGSFLAIDNLLSQQESSMNGSLATLGSVIERCETEEQLRADPAYLSYYCANVNLNPRLPRPLISWENRRLAHNIGSFSQSRGHVDGSGNFLLHMSQGSLPTHKEESEDDQSSQLFSNDWVDQTSEAWLGEGAASLVGQHQNVGDLIQEDFGGSSPPVPNHSHTLGKEVPEEFNDHSTDSSSIHGPAINVTTTIKPSVDAETADAPALSLNDESLPASEISRSTTVNDASVAVIESEMKALNISDLIENQKKQEQWERSCQNHFLQQHQQQNNFFQVQSGKSQITSQGTDSTYVSMDQYLHNTSKYAADVQPVHQTSGFTPPLYATAAYMNSANPYYSNIQGPGFLPPPYLSGYTLNPTAFSPYIGGYHPPGAVPVVVDGTVGPSFNARTSGVATGGILSPGADMQHSSKFYGQLGYPLQTSFSEPMYMQYQQQPFVDLYGVPRQFDPLASRGGVDSKKVSSHGSYLDEQKSQHQRIGNMGNLNPQRGGSMTPNYLGSAPNVGILMQYPTPPLTSPVSPVPLIGSGINTGLYPAWPRHRGFESYDDPKIYNFLEELKSGKGRRFELSDITGHIVEFSADQHGSRFIQQKLENCSVEEKASVFKEVLSHASKLMTDVFGNYVIQKFFEYGTHQQRKELANQLSGQILPLSLQMYGCRVIQKALEVIELEQKVQLVHELDGHVMRCVRDQNGNHVIQKCIESIPTEKIRFIISAFRGQVTTLSIHPYGCRVIQRVLEHCTDELQCQFIVDEILESVAGLAQDQYGNYVTQHVLERGKPNERRKIINKLSGHFVPLSQHKFASNVVEKCLEYGGAAEQELLIREIVGHNEGNDNLLVMMKDQYANYVVQKTLEICNDSQRVLLINRIRAHTNALKKYTYGKHIVSRFEQLFGEENLSGS